GAAAACAAAGCTGCTTCTTTGACTAAGAGGTCAACTTGGATTTAGTGGTTAATTAATACTTTATTGCAACATCACCAGGAAATCAGCAATTAACGATCAGTGCCAAAGACATTCATTAAAGCCTACATCCTCCTGTATCACATCAGAATGACAGCCACTCTGATATAATAATCAGGAATAAGGAATCAGATAAAATCTAGGACTTCTGGATACAGTAATTTAAAGCACTTTTGAAAAGGTATGAAAATAGTAATTGAACTTGAAAgttaatctatttttttctagTAAAAATCCCCAGCACTTAGCGTAGGGCCTGGCAAATTGTAGCACTCAAGAAGTGCATTCCAGACATTTCCCTTctagtctggtggttaagactctacactatCAATGCTGGGGCTGCAAGTCTGATCCCTAGTTGGGCAACTAGGATCCTCTCAATTCATAACACACAGACTTAAGAACACGACTACATTATCCGTCTGAATAATGGCAATGAGAGAAGTAGTAAAATTGGTCGGTTTTGGTATTTTTCTTGGTTGATTATTTTCATGATAAGGTTAATATATATTAGAACCACCAGAGGCAAATAGTTTTCAACGAATAagggaataaatgaacaaataactgTTCTGAGGTATAAGATCGACAGGAACAGAAGAGATCCATTCACATCCTTCTCATATGCAAAGAGAGACCCTAACTCTTTCTGTCTGTTCTAACGTAGCTCTGTTGCCTCCTGGACAGAGTGGGGGAACCTACAGAGGGCGTGTACTCATGCTAGACTTTCCCCATGCCTAGCAGATAAAGTGAGGCTCAAGGAGAGCAGTACAGTTCTAGTGCACTGAGGACATCTAATCACTGTCTGTCGTCTAAGGAGACGCTGGACATGGTCTTCAGAGCaagagagatgggggtggggctggggatcGGAAGTCAAGAAAGCCAGAAGAGAAGTGACACAGAGTGGAGCTGAGAAATGGAAGCTGTAAGGTTCAGCTTGAGAAGGCCCACAGGTATCTACGGGATGGGGACGGTCACGCTATATTCCCACAGGATCAACCTGAGCACCTGGAGGGAAGCTGAGGAGAAGAGAAAACGAGTGAGGTGGACTGAATACGGTTTTAAATGGAAGAATAGTCTCATCAatagcaaaaatttttaaataaataaagtattttaggTCCTTCTGAAAGTGGACCCAACTAGTTTTAAGTCCTGGTCAACTTAAATGGCAGGCAGCCTCCAAGGCCCAGTGCTAGGCATGATTTGGAATACAAAAGCTTAGTTACGATTAAAAGAAGAATCCAAACCTTTGGCTTCTCACAAGAAAGCAGCTATGGGTGACTTCTTGGTAGTTCCTAACGTGCACCATTTATGAATACCGAAGCCAAGGGAAAACATAAGTGAAATGTTCATGTTTAATGTACAAGTCCTAGGCTGAGAAAGGAATGGGGCATGGATTTCTCTGGGAAGTAGACTAGATCTTAACCTTGTCTGTCTTTGTTTGCAATATTCTTTGACTGAGTCTatctatgcacacacacacacacacacacacacacacaaaacccctcCCACCACAGACTGCCcaattaagaaacaaacaaaaaagatttcaGAGGAGCAGAACTCTTTTCAACATTCTCCTTCAGAGACAGGGCCCCGAGGCCACTTCAAGTTTCATAGTTTGTTTCAGTTATACTCCCCACACAAAAGTTATGAGTCATGTAAAACTGTAAAATGTGAAAGTCAACTTGTAACCAATACTGCTTAGCTCTTGCTGTAAAAAtcccataatttctttttttttaatgcacgaattgcaactttattttttacaCTTAAAGGCTGACGAGAAACCATTACTAATCCTATTAAAGAAAATCTAACACAACAGCTCAATCGAAAAGTATGGTAAGCATATTTACTCATTAAATACTATTTTTTCTAGAACACAACATGGAAACATCTAGCATGCATGTTTAATCTCAGTACAATAGATTCAAAACCAAGTATACATGTTACATGCGTCAAGGCTAGATTACAAATTATCACAGTCATCGTCGTCGTCatcatcgtcatcatcatcatcatgctTTCTTTTCAATGCATTTGATGCTTCATTGGCAGTATTTTGTGATGAGACCATGTTAGTGTTAATAAGAATATTTTTGGACCCAATTAATGACGGATTAATTAGAACATTCTGAACTGCTGATGTTGCAGGAATTGAAGCTTTTACAGCTGGGGACTGTGAAGTGGGCATCTGTACTGTGAACCTTTGCCCTGTGAGGGACACTGGAGTCCCTACTTTAGTTGAAACGGACATGGCTTGTGGGGTTGGTGTGCCAAGCGTGGGAGTATTTGGTCTGCTAGTAACTGAACCAACACTTAACTGTGGAACTGTTATTCTTCCTGCAGAAGTAGATGCCTTTTTTTGTAAAGACTTAAGTCTATAATTTGGAGCAGTCAAGCAATACCTATCAGGTGGCAATCTAGGACCTGAGTATGGCTTGATCAATGGCAAAGgggtttgatttctttgccttGCTATATCTAATAAAAAATCTCTTGGGGGAGGAGAGGTAAAAGACTGGTCAGCACGACACTGGATTGCCAATCGTACATCATCTGCATCAACAGTAGCTTTCTTAGCATGACTTGAATAAATTTTTGCATCATCTAGAATTGTGGTCACATATAGGAAGGCAAACTCCAACATCTGATTTATAACTCTTGGTTCATATTCTGTAATCCCCATACCCTTCAGGATTTGTGCCATCATCTGTGCATCTTTCGGCATGCTCTTGGGAGAAGCCATCTTGCCAGACTCCATGATATCCGGTGATCAAACTTCTCGAGCTAAATCACCCACATTAACGTGTTTCAGTCCTGATCTTGATGCAAGTTCTTTGCCTAATGTAGTTTTTCCAACCCCTGGTGTACCGGTGAGCAGGATGTTCAGAAGCAACATGGTCCTCGCCGCGCTGGCTCCGCACGCCTCTGCACATGCGCTCTACACACTCCTGGGAGGGGCCGGCAGGGGCAGGCAACGGCAAGCGCCAGCGGCCCGCGGTACTCGAGGCCTGGAGGGGCACTCGAGACCCACCTCTGTCGCCTCGTCACCCACAGTTGGTTACCCGGCCCTCGAGGACACGCTTGCATCGCAGGGTCCATAATTTCTTGCCTTATCCTTTTCACTCTTAACTTTAAAGGTCTCAGAACAGGAGAGAGGTAGAAGAGGGAACTCGAGCATCCAAAATGAGGAGGACAAAGGAAGCAGgcgtctttatttttttttaattttaccatgctgtgtggcttggggatctttgttctctgaccagggattgaagcctagCCCTTGACAGGGAAAggctggagtcct
This sequence is a window from Bubalus kerabau isolate K-KA32 ecotype Philippines breed swamp buffalo chromosome 15, PCC_UOA_SB_1v2, whole genome shotgun sequence. Protein-coding genes within it:
- the LOC129627628 gene encoding transcription initiation factor TFIID subunit 9-like; the protein is MESGKMASPKSMPKDAQMMAQILKGMGITEYEPRVINQMLEFAFLYVTTILDDAKIYSSHAKKATVDADDVRLAIQCRADQSFTSPPPRDFLLDIARQRNQTPLPLIKPYSGPRLPPDRYCLTAPNYRLKSLQKKASTSAGRITVPQLSVGSVTSRPNTPTLGTPTPQAMSVSTKVGTPVSLTGQRFTVQMPTSQSPAVKASIPATSAVQNVLINPSLIGSKNILINTNMVSSQNTANEASNALKRKHDDDDDDDDDDDDCDNL